A genome region from Schlesneria paludicola DSM 18645 includes the following:
- the panD gene encoding aspartate 1-decarboxylase — protein sequence MQRILLKSKIHRATVTDAQLHYEGSVTIDYDLMVAANIVEFEQVHIYDVNNGNRLITYAIRGPAGSGTICINGAGAHLVSIGDLVIICAYAQFNEPELAEHRPLVIHVDEKNRQNS from the coding sequence ATGCAGCGAATTCTGCTCAAATCCAAGATCCACCGTGCGACGGTGACCGACGCCCAACTGCACTACGAAGGCAGCGTCACAATTGACTACGACCTGATGGTCGCCGCGAACATTGTTGAGTTCGAGCAGGTCCACATTTACGACGTCAACAACGGTAACCGATTAATTACCTACGCCATTCGCGGTCCGGCCGGTAGCGGCACCATCTGTATCAATGGTGCAGGGGCCCATTTGGTTTCAATTGGTGATCTCGTCATCATCTGTGCTTACGCCCAATTCAACGAGCCTGAACTCGCAGAGCACCGACCGCTCGTCATCCATGTTGACGAAAAAAATCGACAGAATTCCTGA
- a CDS encoding DUF1592 domain-containing protein encodes MNNASRTSANLFAPSSMRFLFFATLLMFGVSDLRSWGDDPTARTLDIEFQQTVRPFLKSYCLDCHGAEKQEAKLDLSREQALTSVTQNLPIWETVAERLLAGDMPPESSDHQPTAEARRAVVTWCNAVGEYEAARNAGDPGVVLAHRLSNAEYDNSIRDLTGFDLRPTREFPVDPANEAGFDNTGESLSVSPALIKKYLDAARFVANHAVLTPRGIVFAPYPVVTETDLDQFCVHQILEFYQQHEIDYADYFAAAWRFHHRSQLGRSDATLKELARETKATHSKSNPQTHENQAIPARGARRATPQASNLSERYLETIWSALTHEESVGPLAELQTKWHQLISNEDLIKNAPRSDDPSPTSTSTQTAAWNRALRQECETLRDFVVAKRTSFEPPVPKLHLKGMSDGSQPLVIWWNRKQAATRMSFLRQSDDKELDAAIDRFCRIFPSAFAISSRGHYADPKLGVGVRFLTAGFHLMQGYFRDDGPLYELVLSDIEQSELDSLWQTLNFVTQSPIRQYKDFLFFERAEPPGFAEGPDFDFARPENKDVTTEVSLNRVRDLYLAKARRLEASPAAIEAIESYFSGMSAEVRELDRTATLVESTHLEALKQLAARCFRRPLTHPDQQDLDEFYRALRENEGLSHDEAIRDVLTGILMSPHFCYRFSTAAVGTDRQPLDDYELASRLSDFLWASLPDAELLACAERGTLHDSKVLLSQAKRMLRDARVCGLASEFAANWLDIRRFEEHNSVDRERFPSFTNELRSAMYEEPLRLFIDVIRENRPVTELITADYTFVNPVLANHYGLNLETSPLQIAATGDLDPSSSNDWHRVDRLNRHGRGGLLTMSIFLTKNSPGLRTSPVKRGYWVVRRLLGERIPAPPPDVPELPKDEAGVGELSLPQLLARHRDHRTCASCHQRFDSIGLVFEAFGPIGEYRTRDLGGRPVVTTAVFPDGTQATGVENLKKYLSETRRDEFVTNFCRKLFSYAIGRSLLPSDRATIEEMRRKLRSHDDRTQTLVESILTSPQFLNKRGQN; translated from the coding sequence GTGAATAACGCATCGAGGACATCTGCGAATCTGTTCGCGCCGTCCTCGATGCGATTTTTGTTCTTTGCGACGCTTCTCATGTTTGGTGTTTCGGACCTCCGCAGTTGGGGGGATGACCCAACTGCCAGGACGCTGGACATCGAGTTTCAGCAGACGGTACGCCCATTCTTGAAATCGTATTGCCTTGATTGCCATGGCGCAGAGAAGCAAGAAGCCAAACTGGATCTCAGTCGTGAGCAGGCTCTGACCTCCGTCACACAGAATCTGCCAATTTGGGAGACTGTCGCGGAACGGCTTCTCGCGGGTGATATGCCGCCTGAATCCTCTGATCACCAGCCCACGGCCGAAGCGCGAAGGGCCGTTGTGACATGGTGCAACGCCGTCGGCGAATATGAGGCCGCCCGCAACGCAGGCGATCCTGGCGTCGTCCTGGCGCATCGATTGAGCAATGCCGAATACGACAACTCCATTCGCGATCTGACTGGCTTCGATCTCAGACCGACACGCGAATTCCCCGTCGATCCTGCGAATGAAGCCGGCTTCGATAACACGGGCGAATCACTCTCGGTTTCGCCGGCACTCATTAAGAAGTATCTGGATGCCGCGCGCTTTGTCGCCAATCATGCCGTGCTGACGCCGCGAGGAATTGTCTTCGCCCCTTATCCCGTCGTCACGGAAACCGATCTTGACCAGTTCTGCGTGCATCAAATCCTCGAGTTCTATCAGCAGCACGAGATTGATTACGCCGATTACTTCGCCGCCGCCTGGCGGTTCCATCATCGGTCTCAACTCGGAAGATCAGACGCGACGCTGAAAGAGTTGGCTCGAGAGACCAAGGCAACCCATTCAAAGTCGAATCCACAGACGCACGAGAATCAAGCGATTCCTGCCCGTGGCGCGCGGCGAGCAACACCACAGGCGTCAAACTTGAGTGAGCGGTATCTTGAGACAATCTGGTCGGCTTTAACACATGAAGAGTCGGTAGGGCCACTCGCTGAGTTGCAGACCAAATGGCACCAGCTCATCTCGAACGAGGATTTAATAAAAAACGCGCCTCGCTCAGATGATCCGTCGCCGACCTCGACAAGCACTCAAACCGCGGCCTGGAACCGTGCATTGCGACAGGAATGCGAAACGCTACGAGACTTTGTCGTGGCAAAGCGAACGTCGTTCGAACCACCTGTTCCGAAACTGCACCTCAAAGGAATGTCAGATGGCAGCCAACCCCTGGTCATCTGGTGGAATCGAAAACAAGCTGCTACCAGGATGTCCTTCCTCCGTCAAAGCGACGACAAAGAACTCGATGCGGCGATCGATCGATTCTGTCGCATCTTTCCCAGTGCGTTTGCAATCTCAAGTCGAGGACATTACGCCGATCCCAAACTGGGAGTCGGAGTCCGTTTTTTAACGGCTGGCTTTCATTTGATGCAGGGGTACTTCCGCGATGATGGACCACTTTACGAGTTGGTGCTGAGCGACATCGAACAGAGCGAACTTGATTCGCTGTGGCAGACACTGAACTTCGTGACTCAATCGCCGATCCGACAATACAAAGACTTTTTGTTCTTCGAACGTGCCGAGCCACCTGGATTTGCGGAAGGGCCTGACTTCGATTTCGCGAGGCCCGAAAACAAAGATGTCACGACAGAAGTGTCCCTCAATCGTGTACGGGATCTCTACCTCGCCAAAGCCAGGCGGCTGGAAGCAAGCCCCGCTGCGATCGAGGCCATCGAATCGTATTTTTCCGGAATGTCCGCCGAGGTACGAGAGCTGGATCGGACCGCAACCCTGGTCGAGTCGACGCATCTTGAAGCCCTCAAGCAACTCGCCGCACGCTGTTTCAGAAGACCTCTAACGCATCCGGATCAACAGGACCTGGACGAGTTCTATCGAGCACTTCGCGAGAACGAAGGCCTGAGTCACGATGAGGCGATCCGGGATGTCTTGACCGGCATTCTGATGTCGCCCCACTTTTGTTATCGCTTCAGCACGGCGGCAGTCGGTACGGATCGCCAACCACTTGACGACTACGAATTGGCAAGTCGCCTGAGTGACTTCCTCTGGGCAAGCTTGCCTGACGCAGAGCTTCTCGCCTGTGCCGAACGCGGGACCCTACACGATTCCAAGGTGCTACTTTCACAGGCGAAGCGAATGCTGCGAGATGCTCGAGTCTGCGGACTGGCCAGTGAGTTCGCCGCTAACTGGCTCGACATCCGCCGCTTCGAAGAGCACAACAGTGTTGATCGCGAACGGTTTCCTTCGTTCACAAATGAACTGCGATCCGCGATGTACGAGGAACCACTTCGTCTGTTCATAGACGTCATCCGAGAGAACCGCCCCGTCACGGAACTGATTACCGCCGATTACACGTTCGTGAATCCAGTGCTCGCGAATCATTACGGCCTGAATCTCGAAACCAGTCCCCTCCAAATCGCCGCGACGGGCGACCTCGATCCGTCGAGCAGCAATGACTGGCATCGCGTCGACAGACTGAATCGTCATGGACGTGGGGGCCTGTTGACGATGTCTATATTCTTGACGAAGAATTCCCCCGGGCTACGAACGAGCCCCGTGAAACGTGGATACTGGGTTGTTCGTCGTCTACTCGGTGAAAGAATTCCAGCACCGCCGCCTGACGTCCCGGAGTTACCCAAGGACGAAGCGGGTGTTGGTGAACTATCCCTCCCGCAACTCTTGGCGCGACACCGGGACCATCGGACCTGTGCGTCGTGTCATCAGCGTTTTGATTCGATTGGCCTTGTGTTCGAAGCGTTCGGCCCCATCGGGGAATACCGCACGCGCGATTTGGGCGGTCGCCCGGTTGTGACGACTGCCGTCTTTCCCGATGGCACTCAAGCCACAGGTGTGGAAAACCTCAAGAAATACCTGTCGGAAACGCGCCGTGATGAGTTCGTGACGAACTTCTGCCGCAAGCTTTTTTCGTACGCGATTGGCCGCAGCCTGCTGCCATCGGATCGAGCAACCATTGAGGAAATGCGACGGAAGCTCAGGTCGCACGACGATCGTACGCAAACCCTCGTCGAATCGATCCTGACCAGCCCCCAGTTCCTGAACAAGCGTGGACAAAACTGA
- a CDS encoding sugar phosphate isomerase/epimerase family protein has product MGRPVTLFTGQWADLKLEDLCKKAKDFGYDGLELACWGDHFEVDKALSDDTYCARKRELLEKYDLQVFAISNHLVGQAVLDNIDARHKSILPPYVWGDGKPEGVTQRAIEEMKNTARAAQKLGVSIVNGFTGSSVWHLIYDFPPTPKSMYDDGFKLLADRWNPILDVFQECGIKFALEVHPTEIAFDLYSAERAVAALGGREEFGFNFDPSHLIWQGVDPAEFIRYFPNRIYHVHMKDAKVTLNGRSGILSSHLSFGDPRRGWDFRSMGRGGVNFEEVIRALNAAKYAGPLSVEWEDSGMDREHGARESCQFVKNIDFAPSGRAFDSAFSE; this is encoded by the coding sequence ATGGGCCGTCCCGTTACGTTGTTCACAGGCCAGTGGGCAGACTTGAAACTCGAAGACCTTTGCAAGAAGGCCAAGGATTTCGGTTACGACGGCCTTGAACTCGCTTGCTGGGGCGATCACTTCGAGGTCGACAAGGCCCTGTCTGACGATACTTACTGTGCCCGCAAGCGGGAACTCCTCGAAAAATATGACCTGCAGGTCTTCGCGATCTCGAATCACCTGGTCGGCCAGGCGGTACTCGACAATATCGACGCACGCCACAAAAGTATTCTGCCGCCATACGTGTGGGGCGACGGCAAGCCTGAAGGCGTAACGCAACGCGCCATCGAAGAAATGAAGAACACCGCTCGCGCCGCTCAAAAACTGGGCGTCAGCATCGTCAATGGCTTTACCGGTTCGAGCGTCTGGCACTTGATCTACGATTTCCCTCCGACACCAAAGTCGATGTATGACGATGGATTCAAGCTGCTCGCCGATCGCTGGAACCCCATCCTCGACGTGTTCCAGGAATGTGGAATCAAGTTCGCGCTCGAAGTACATCCGACCGAGATCGCATTCGATCTCTATTCCGCCGAACGGGCTGTTGCCGCACTGGGTGGACGGGAAGAATTTGGCTTCAATTTCGATCCTAGCCACTTGATCTGGCAAGGCGTCGATCCGGCCGAATTCATTCGATACTTCCCCAATCGCATCTACCACGTGCACATGAAAGACGCCAAAGTAACGCTGAACGGTCGCTCGGGCATCCTGTCCAGCCACCTTTCATTTGGCGATCCACGACGAGGTTGGGATTTCCGCAGCATGGGACGTGGTGGCGTGAACTTCGAAGAAGTGATCCGCGCCCTGAACGCCGCAAAATACGCAGGCCCACTGTCGGTTGAGTGGGAAGACAGCGGAATGGACCGTGAACACGGTGCCCGCGAATCGTGCCAGTTCGTTAAAAACATCGATTTCGCCCCATCGGGCCGTGCATTTGATTCCGCGTTCTCCGAGTAG